A window from Dunckerocampus dactyliophorus isolate RoL2022-P2 chromosome 15, RoL_Ddac_1.1, whole genome shotgun sequence encodes these proteins:
- the LOC129194992 gene encoding uncharacterized protein LOC129194992: protein MGVGTILVLLVALVICRPSGAQICSISDGLTVATTATVSLVATLEEAFVAELKNNSSAQYKKLETQVQAMCDFIFIQAFRANFINTTVVGFSPHMGNMTVEVVLEFSNTSSYRIPEDDLVVEMFVQVANNSCNPFKLAVDPESIAVISSTTTLEPPTTPYETTSHMISPTKVDTKTTITSVPSPVVSVEAILEEPFVPEFNDPNSEQYQTLQTQVVSMVRLGMQGVPQMGNTQVEVELQFNDSVSTDQIPEADAVVDTLVQALKSPNNTFNLTIDPDSIAVIPEQPTATTDRPTTPGPTTTNGTGTTRGPTTAVTSVPSPIVSVEAILEEPFVPEFNDPNSEQYQTLQTQVVSMCDFIFIQAFGSIFIRTIVIGFRPQMGNTKVEVELQFNDSVSTDQIPEADVVVDTLVQAVNSPNNTFNLTVDPDSIAVIPEQPRTTTHRPTTHGPTTTNGPMTTRGPTTAVTLVPSPVVSVEAILEEPFVPEFNDPNSEQYQTLQTQVVSMCDFIFFQAFGNIFIRTIVIGFRPQMGNTQVEVELQFNNSVSTDQIPEADVVVDTLVQAVNSPNNTFNLTIDPDSIAVILEQPTTTDRPTTVGPTTTNGTGTTRGPTTAFTSVPSPIVSVEAILEEPFVEEFNDPNSEQYQTLQTQVVSICDFIFFQAFGNIFIRTIVIGFR from the exons ATGGGCGTTGGCACTATTTTAGTGCTGCTTG TGGCTTTGGTGATTTGTAGGCCTTCTGGAGCACAGATTTGTAGCATCAGTGATGGGCTGACAGTGGCAACAACAGCGACCGTGTCGCTTGTGGCGACTTTGGAGGAAGCTTTCGTCGCGGAGTTGAAGAATAACAGCAGTGCACAATACAAAAAACTTGAAACGCAAGTGCAAGCCATG TGTGACTTTATCTTCATTCAAGCGTTTCGAGCTAATTTCATCAACACCACTGTTGTTGGATTTAG tCCACATATGGGAAACATGACAGTCGAAGTGGTGTTGGAGTTCAGCAATACATCGTCTTACCGAATCCCAGAAGATGACCTGGTGGTAGAAATGTTCGTGCAGGTGGCCAATAACTCTTGCAACCCCTTCAAACTTGCTGTAGACCCAGAATCAATTGCAGTAATTA GTTCAACCACCACACTAGAACCACCAACAACACCATACGAGACAACAAGTCATATGATTTCACCCACAAAGGTTGATACAAAAACGACAATAACCTCAGTTCCCTCACCAGTTGTGTCTGTTGAAGCAATTTTGGAGGAACCTTTTGTGCCAGAATTTAATGATCCCAACAGTGAACAATACCAAACTCTTCAAACACAAGTGGTATCAATG gtAAGACTTGGAATGCAGGGAGT GCCACAAATGGGAAACACTCAAGTAGAAGTGGAACTGCAGTTCAACGATTCGGTATCGACAGATCAAATCCCAGAAGCTGATGCGGTGGTAGATACCTTGGTACAGGCTCTGAAGAGTCCCAACAACACTTTCAATTTAACtattgatccagactcaatAGCTGTCATTC CTGAACAACCAACAGCAACCACTGACAGACCAACAACTCCGGGACCTACAACCACCAATGGAACAGGGACCACCCGTGGGCCAACAACTGCAGTCACCTCAGTTCCCTCACCAATTGTGTCTGTTGAAGCAATTTTGGAGGAACCTTTTGTGCCAGAATTCAATGATCCCAACAGTGAACAATACCAAACTCTGCAAACACAAGTGGTATCAATG TGTGACTTCATCTTCATCCAAGCATTTGGAAGTATTTTCATCAGaacaattgttattggatttag GCCACAAATGGGAAACACGAAAGTGGAAGTGGAACTCCAGTTCAACGATTCGGTATCGACAGATCAAATCCCAGAAGCTGATGTGGTGGTAGATACCTTGGTACAGGCTGTGAATAGTCCCAACAACACTTTCAACCTAACTGTTGATCCAGACTCAATTGCAGTTATTC cTGAACAACCAAGAACAACCACTCATAGACCAACAACTCATGGACCAACAACCACCAATGGACCAATGACCACCCGTGGGCCAACAACTGCAGTCACCTTAGTTCCCTCACCAGTTGTGTCTGTTGAAGCAATTTTGGAGGAACCTTTTGTGCCGGAATTTAATGATCCCAACAGTGAACAATACCAAACTCTGCAAACACAAGTGGTATCAATG TGtgacttcatcttcttccaagcatttggaaatattttcatcagaaccattgttattggatttcg GCCACAAATGGGAAACACTCAAGTAGAAGTGGAACTCCAGTTCAACAATTCGGTATCGACAGATCAAATCCCAGAAGCTGATGTGGTGGTAGACACCTTGGTACAGGCTGTGAACAGTCCCAACAACACTTTCAACCTAACtattgatccagactcaatAGCAGTCATTC TTGAACAACCAACAACCACTGACAGACCAACAACTGTGGGACCAACAACCACCAATGGAACAGGGACCACACGTGGGCCAACAACTGCATTCACCTCAGTTCCCTCACCAATTGTGTCTGTTGAAGCAATTTTGGAGGAACCTTTTGTGGAAGAATTCAATGACCCCAACAGTGAACAATACCAAACTCTACAAACACAAGTGGTATCAATT TGtgacttcatcttcttccaagcatttggaaatattttcatcagaacaattgttattggatttaggtAA
- the LOC129194993 gene encoding mucin-2-like encodes MGNTQVEVELQFNISVPTDQIPEADVVVDTLVQAVISANNTFNLTIDPNSIAVIPEQPTTTTDGPTTPGPTTTNGLVTVSGPTTAVTSVPSPVVSIEAIVEEPFVPEFNDPNSEQYQTLQTQVVSACDFIFFQAFGTIFIRTIVIGFRPQMGNTQVEVELQFNISVSTDQIPEADVVVDTLVQAVISANNTFNLTIDPNSIAVISEQPTTTDRPTTPGPTTTNGLVTVSGPTTAVTSVPSPVVSIEAIVEEPFVPEFNDPNTEQPTTTTDGPTTPGPTTTNGLVTVSGPTTPVTSVPSPVVSIEAIVEEPFVPEFNDPNSEQYQTLQTQVVSACDFIFFQAFGSIFIRTTVIGFRPQMGNTQVEVELQFNVSVSTDQIPEADVVVDTLVQAVISANNTFNLTIDPNSIAVISEQPTTTTDRPTTPGPTTTNGLVTVSGPTTAVTSVPSPVVSIEAIVEEPFVPEFNDPNTEQPTTTTDRPTTPGPTTTNGLVTVSGPTTAVTSVPSPVVSIEAIVEEPFVPEFNDPNSEQYQTLQTQVVSTNLMIPTVNNTKLFKHKWYQRPQMGNTQVEVELQFNVSVSTDQIPEADVVVDTLVQAVISPNNTFKLTIDPNSIAVIPEKARTTTPGPITIQSPATHGPTRIQVPSTHGPTTTHGPTITQVPITHGPTTTHVPTTHGPTTTHGPTTIHVPTSDRQTRINFPSTHGPITTHGPTITQVRITHGPTTTHIPSTHRPTTTHGPTVTQVPTSHGPTTTKLPTTHTPSPTQVPTTHGPTTTQLPTTHTPSPTQVHTTHGPTNTKIPTTHGPSTTHLSTIYGPTTTQFSSTHEPTTTQVPSTHGPTTSQVPTNHGPTVTQIPTSHGSTTTQLPTTHTPSPTQVPTTHGPTTTQLPTTHTPSPTQVPTTHGPTNTKIPTTHGPSTTHLSTIFGPTTTQFSTTHEPTTTQVPSTHGPTTTQVPSSHGPTVTEVPTSHGPKTTQLPTTHTPSPTQVPTTDGPTTTQLHKTHTQSLTQVPTTHEPTTTKIPTTQGPSTPHLPTIYGQTATQFSTTHEPTTNQVPSTHGPTTSQVPTSHGPSITQLPITHTPSPTQVPTTHGPTTTKIPTTHGPSTTHLSTIYGPTTTQFSTTHKPTTTQVPSINGPTTSQVPTSHGPTTTQVPTGHGPTTTQLPTTHTPSPTQVPTTDGPTTTQLHKTHTQSLTQVPTTHGPTTTKIPTTQGPSTPHLPTIYGQTATQFSTTHEPTTNQVPSTHGPTTSQVPTSHGPSITQLPITHTPTPTHVPTTHGPTTTKIPTTHGPSTTHLSTIYGPTTTQFSTTHEPTTTRVPLTHGPTTSQIPTSHGPTTTQVPTRHRPTSSQVPTSRGPTATKVPTTHGPTPTQVPTTHGPTTTKIPTPNGPTTNHGPTTTQFPTTHGPVATQVSTTHGPTSTQVPTSHGPTRIQVPSINGPTTTHGPTITKVLITHGPTTTHIPTSDGPTTTQIPTTHGPTTTHGPTTIQVPTSHRQTRIQVPSTHGPTTTHGPTITQVPITHGPTTTHIPTTHVPTTTQIPTTHGPTTTQIPSTHGPTTSQVPTSHGPTVTQVPTNHGPTVTQIPTSHGSTTTQLPTTHTPSPTQVPTTHGPTTTQLPTTHGPSTTHLSTIYGPIITQFSTTHEPTTTQVPSTHGPTTTQVPSSHGPTVTEVPTSRGPTATKVPTTHGPTPTQVPTTHGPTITKIPTPNGPTTNHGPTTTQFPTTHGPVATQVSTTHGPTSTQVPTSHGPTRIQVPSINGPTTTHGPTITKVLITHGPTTTHIPTSDGPTTTQIPTTHGPTTTHGPTTIQVPTSHRQTRIQVPSTHGPTTTHGPTITQVPITHGPTTTHIPTTHVPTTTQIPTTHGPTTTQIPSTHGPTTTHGPTITQVPITHGPTTTHIPTTHVPTTTQISTTRGPTITQIPTTHGPVATQVSSTHGQTRIQVPSTHGPMTTRGLTITQVPITHGPTTTQIPTTHRPTTTYGPTTTQIPTTHGPTTTHMSTTHGPTTSPPPVVILSATLEEPFVEEFNDVNSAQYKALEIQVVTACDIIYRARFGLIFIRTFVIRIIRAVVVTRMDKTEVEVGLQFMDTESTPQNDLVVSTLQETLSQPNNTFNISIVANSIQVIQSPLKANSTTAKPASTTKKAVTTPMQLTTRTLRFTSVGETFTGDLLNQSSAAFIARAMMIKTTLEPFYSSAFSSFNSLIVTSFSNGSIINNMDLRFTSGSVPNNTAIGKVLIDAVPNITAFNVDITSIFVNGMQVSSGASHKTSIITATCLVLLSWLLSS; translated from the exons ATGGGAAACACTCAAGTAGAAGTGGAACTGCAGTTCAACATTTCGGTACCGACAGATCAAATCCCAGAAGCTGATGTGGTGGTAGACACCTTGGTACAGGCTGTGATTAGTGCCAACAACACTTTCAACCTAACGATTGATCCTAACTCAATAGCAGTCATTC CTGAACAACCAACAACAACCACCGACGGACCAACAACTCCTGGACCTACAACCACCAATGGGCTAGTGACCGTCAGTGGGCCAACAACTGCCGTCACCTCAGTTCCCTCACCAGTTGTGTCTATTGAAGCGATTGTGGAGGAACCTTTTGTGCCAGAATTTAATGATCCCAACAGTGAACAATACCAAACTCTTCAAACACAAGTGGTATCAGCG tgtgacttcatcttcttccaagCGTTTGGAACTATTTTCATCAGaacaattgttattggatttag GCCACAAATGGGAAACACTCAAGTAGAAGTGGAACTGCAGTTCAACATTTCGGTATCGACAGATCAAATCCCAGAAGCTGATGTGGTGGTAGACACCTTGGTACAGGCTGTGATTAGTGCCAACAACACTTTCAACCTAACGATTGATCCTAACTCAATAGCAGTCATTT cTGAACAACCAACAACAACCGACAGACCAACAACTCCTGGACCTACAACCACCAATGGGCTAGTGACCGTCAGTGGGCCAACAACTGCCGTCACCTCAGTTCCCTCACCAGTTGTGTCTATTGAAGCGATTGTGGAGGAACCTTTTGTGCCAGAATTTAATGATCCCAACA CTGAACAACCAACAACAACCACCGACGGACCAACAACTCCTGGACCTACAACCACCAATGGGCTAGTGACCGTCAGTGGGCCAACAACTCCCGTCACCTCAGTTCCCTCACCAGTTGTGTCTATTGAAGCGATTGTAGAGGAACCTTTTGTGCCAGAATTTAATGATCCCAACAGTGAACAATACCAAACTCTTCAAACACAAGTGGTATCAGCG tgtgacttcatcttcttccaagCGTTTGGAAGTATTTTCATCAGAACAACTGTTATTGGATTTAG GCCACAAATGGGAAACACTCAAGTAGAAGTGGAACTGCAGTTCAACGTTTCGGTATCGACAGATCAAATTCCAGAAGCTGATGTGGTGGTAGACACCTTGGTACAGGCTGTGATTAGTGCCAACAACACTTTCAACCTAACGATTGATCCTAACTCAATAGCAGTCATTT CTGAACAACCAACAACAACCACCGACAGACCAACAACTCCTGGACCTACAACCACCAATGGGCTAGTGACCGTCAGTGGGCCAACAACTGCCGTCACCTCAGTTCCCTCACCAGTTGTGTCTATTGAAGCGATTGTGGAGGAACCTTTTGTGCCAGAATTTAATGATCCCAACA CTGAACAACCAACAACAACCACCGACAGACCAACAACTCCTGGACCTACAACCACCAATGGGCTAGTGACCGTCAGTGGGCCAACAACTGCCGTCACCTCAGTTCCCTCACCAGTTGTGTCTATTGAAGCGATTGTGGAGGAACCTTTTGTGCCAGAATTTAATGATCCCAACAGTGAACAATACCAAACTCTTCAAACACAAGTGGTATCAACG AATTTAATGATCCCAACAGTGAACAATACCAAACTCTTCAAACACAAGTGGTATCAACG GCCACAAATGGGAAACACTCAAGTAGAAGTGGAACTGCAGTTCAACGTTTCGGTATCGACAGATCAAATTCCAGAAGCTGATGTGGTGGTAGACACCTTGGTACAGGCTGTGATTAGTCCCAACAACACTTTCAAACTAACGATTGATCCAAACTCAATAGCAGTCATTC CCGAAAAAGCAAGAACAACCACCCCTGGCCCAATTACCATTCAAAGCCCCGCAACTCATGGACCAACAAGAATCCAGGTTCCCTCAACTCATGGACCAACGACCACCCATGGTCCAACAATCACGCAAGTGCCCATAACTCATGGACCGACAACCACCCACGTTCCCACAACCCATGGGCCAACCACCACCCATGGGCCAACAACCATCCATGTTCCCACAAGTGATAGACAAACAAGAATTAATTTTCCCTCAACTCATGGACCAATCACCACCCATGGGCCAACAATAACGCAAGTGCGCATAACTCATGGGCCAACAACCACCCATATTCCTTCAACCCATCGGCCAACCACCACCCATGGACCAACAGTCACCCAAGTTCCCACAAGCCATGGACCAACAACAACCAAGCTACCCACAACACATACACCATCCCCCACCCAGGTACCCACAACACATGGACCAACAACCACCCAGCTACCCACAACACATACACCATCCCCCACCCAGGTACACACAACACATGGACCAACAAACACCAAAATTCCCACAACCCATGGGCCATCAACCACCCACCTATCCACAATTTATGGACCAACAACCACCCAGTTTTCCTCAACTCATGAACCAACCACCACCCAAGTTCCTTCAACCCATGGACCAACAACCAGCCAAGTTCCCACAAACCATGGACCAACAGTCACCCAAATTCCCACAAGCCATGGATCAACAACAACCCAGCTACCCACAACACATACACCATCCCCCACCCAGGTACCCACAACACATGGACCAACAACCACCCAGCTACCCACAACACATACACCATCCCCGACCCAGGTACCCACAACACATGGACCAACAAACACCAAAATTCCCACAACCCATGGGCCATCAACCACCCACCTATCCACAATTTTTGGACCAACAACCACCCAGTTTTCCACAACTCATGAACCAACCACCACCCAGGTTCCTTCAACCCATGGACCAACAACCACTCAAGTTCCCTCAAGCCATGGACCAACAGTCACCGAAGTTCCCACAAGCCAtggaccaaaaacaacacagctaCCCACAACACATACACCATCCCCCACCCAGGTACCCACAACAGATGGACCAACAACAACCCAGctacacaaaacacatacacaatCCCTCACCCAGGTACCCACAACACATGAACCAACAACCACCAAAATTCCCACAACCCAGGGGCCATCAACTCCCCACCTACCCACAATTTATGGACAGACAGCCACCCAGTTTTCCACAACTCATGAACCAACCACGAACCAGGTACCTTCAACTCATGGACCAACAACCAGCCAAGTTCCCACAAGCCATGGACCATCAATCACCCAGCTACCCATAACACATACACCATCCCCCACCCAGGTACCCACAACACATGGACCAACAACTACCAAAATTCCCACAACCCATGGGCCATCAACCACCCACCTATCCACAATTTATGGACCAACAACCACCCAGTTTTCCACAACTCATAAACCAACCACCACCCAGGTTCCTTCAATCAATGGACCAACAACCAGCCAAGTTCCAACAAGCCATGGACCAACAACCACCCAAGTTCCCACAGGCCATGGACCGACAACAACCCAGCTACCCACAACACATACACCATCCCCCACCCAGGTACCCACAACAGATGGACCAACAACAACCCAGctacacaaaacacatacacaatCCCTCACCCAGGTACCCACAACACATGGACCAACAACCACCAAAATTCCCACAACCCAGGGGCCATCAACTCCCCACCTACCCACAATTTATGGACAGACAGCCACCCAGTTTTCCACAACTCATGAACCAACCACGAACCAGGTACCTTCAACTCATGGACCAACAACCAGCCAAGTTCCCACAAGCCATGGACCATCAATCACCCAGCTACCCATAACACATACACCAACCCCCACCCATGTACCCACAACACATGGACCAACAACCACCAAAATTCCCACAACCCATGGGCCATCAACCACCCACCTATCCACAATTTATGGACCAACAACCACCCAGTTTTCCACAACTCATGAACCAACCACCACCCGGGTTCCCTTAACCCATGGACCAACAACCAGCCAAATTCCCACAAGCCATGGACCAACCACCACCCAAGTTCCCACAAGACATCGACCAACAAGCAGCCAAGTTCCCACAAGCCGTGGACCAACAGCCACCAAGGTACCCACAACACATGGACCAACCCCCACCCAGGTACCCACAACACATGGACCAACAACCACCAAAATTCCCACACCCAATGGGCCAACCACCAACCATGGGCCAACAACCACTCAATTTCCCACAACTCATGGACCAGTCGCCACCCAGGTATCTACAACCCATGGGCCAACAAGTACCCAGGTTCCCACAAGTCATGGACCAACAAGAATCCAGGTTCCCTCAATTAATGGACCAACAACCACCCATGGTCCAACAATCACGAAAGTGCTCATAACTCATGGACCAACAACCACCCACATTCCCACTTCCGATGGGCCAACCACCACCCAGATACCCACAACTCATGGGCCAACCACCACCCACGGGCCAACAACCATCCAGGTTCCCACAAGTCATAGACAAACAAGAATCCAGGTTCCCTCAACTCATGGACCAACAACCACCCATGGGCCAACAATCACGCAAGTGCCCATAACTCATGGACCAACAACCACCCACATTCCCACAACCCATGTGCCAACCACCACCCAGATACCCACCACCCATGGGCCAACAACCACTCAAATTCCCTCAACTCATGGACCAACAACCAGCCAAGTTCCCACAAGCCATGGACCAACAGTCACCCAAGTTCCCACAAACCATGGACCAACAGTCACCCAAATTCCCACAAGCCATGGATCAACAACAACCCAGCTACCCACAACACATACACCATCCCCCACCCAGGTACCCACAACACATGGACCAACAACCACCCAGCTACCCACAACACATGGGCCATCAACCACCCACCTATCCACAATTTATGGACCAATAATCACCCAGTTTTCCACAACTCATGAACCAACCACCACCCAGGTTCCTTCAACCCATGGACCAACAACCACTCAAGTTCCCTCAAGCCATGGACCAACAGTCACCGAAGTTCCCACAAGCCGTGGACCAACAGCCACCAAGGTACCCACAACACATGGACCAACCCCCACCCAGGTACCCACAACACATGGACCAACAATCACCAAAATTCCCACACCCAATGGGCCAACCACCAACCATGGGCCAACAACCACTCAATTTCCCACAACTCATGGACCAGTCGCCACCCAGGTATCTACAACCCATGGGCCAACAAGTACCCAGGTTCCCACAAGTCATGGACCAACAAGAATCCAGGTTCCCTCAATTAATGGACCAACAACCACCCATGGTCCAACAATCACGAAAGTGCTCATAACTCATGGACCAACAACCACCCACATTCCCACTTCCGATGGGCCAACCACCACCCAGATACCCACAACTCATGGGCCAACCACCACCCACGGGCCAACAACCATCCAGGTTCCCACAAGTCATAGACAAACAAGAATCCAGGTTCCCTCAACTCATGGACCAACAACCACCCATGGGCCAACAATCACGCAAGTGCCCATAACTCATGGACCAACAACCACCCACATTCCCACAACCCATGTGCCAACCACCACCCAGATACCCACCACCCATGGGCCAACAACCACTCAAATTCCCTCAACTCATGGACCAACAACCACCCATGGGCCAACAATCACGCAAGTGCCCATAACTCATGGACCAACAACCACCCACATTCCCACAACCCATGTGCCAACCACCACCCAGATATCCACCACCCGTGGGCCCACAATCACTCAAATTCCCACAACTCATGGACCAGTCGCCACCCAGGTATCATCAACCCATGGGCAAACAAGAATCCAGGTTCCCTCAACTCATGGGCCAATGACCACTCGTGGGCTAACAATCACGCAAGTGCCCATAACTCATGGACCAACAACCACCCAAATTCCCACAACCCATAGGCCAACCACCACTTATGGGCCAACAACCACCCAAATTCCCACAACTCATGGACCAACAACCACCCACATGTCCACAACCCATGGGCCAACAACGTCTCCACCGCCAGTTGTCATTCTCTCTGCGACTTTGGAGGAACCTTTTGTGGAAGAATTCAATGATGTCAATAGTGCACAGTACAAAGCTCTTGAAATACAAGTTGTCACGGCG TGCGACATCATCTACAGGGCAAGATTTGGTTTAATCTTCATCCGGACCTTTGTCATCCGCATTAT CCGCGCGGTGGTCGTCACACGAATGGACAAAACGGAAGTGGAAGTGGGACTCCAGTTCATGGACACGGAGTCAACCCCGCAGAATGACCTCGTCGTTTCCACCTTGCAGGAAACACTCAGTCAACCCAACAACACGTTCAACATCAGCATTGTTGCGAACAGCATTCAAGTCATAC AATCTCCACTTAAAGCAAACTCAACAACAGCAAAGCCTGCTTCTACTACCAAAAAGGCAGTGACAACACCAATGCAGCTCACAACGCGGACGTTGAGGTTTACGTCAGTGGGCGAGACATTCACCGGTGACTTGCTCAATCAGTCGTCTGCTGCGTTTATTGCTCGAGCAATGATGATCAAGACTACG CTTGAGCCTTTCTACAGCAGCGCCTTTTCGTCATTCAACTCCTTAATAGTTACGTCATTCag taacGGCTCAATCATCAACAACATGGACCTGAGGTTTACATCAGGGTCGGTGCCCAACAACACCGCCATTGGGAAAGTACTGATCGACGCCGTGCCGAATATCACTGCGTTCAACGTGGACATCACATCCATTTTTGTGAATGGAATGC aGGTTTCCAGCGGAGCGAGCCACAAGACGAGCATCATCACCGCAACCTGCCTAGTGCTGTTGTCATGGTTACTGTCCAGCTAG